A region of Notolabrus celidotus isolate fNotCel1 chromosome 4, fNotCel1.pri, whole genome shotgun sequence DNA encodes the following proteins:
- the LOC117812071 gene encoding dual specificity protein phosphatase 19-like gives MHSLAQEIQGFSKNRLKKQNTRVTTVTGRKLLERRRDDGEGEEQVEELEEGSGCGFIEDKSLDLQVGVVRPFLQLASQDAAHDIDTLQRYKVTHVLNVAFGVDNLFPDQLVYKTLQILDLPDTDITSYFGVCSSFIDQAREQDGVVLVHCNAGVSRSSSIVIGYLMLKEGLMFDEAYSQVKLARPSIRPNPGFYQQLQSYKP, from the exons ATGCATTCACTGGCGCAAGAGATCCAGGGCTTTTCCAAGAATCGTTTGAAGAAGCAGAACACACGTGTTACCACTGTGACAGGCAGGAAGctgctggagaggaggagggacgatggagagggagaggagcaggTTGAAGAGCTGGAGGAGGGAAGTGGATGTGGATTTATAGAAGACAAAAGTCTGGACCTTCAAGTTGGAGTTGTCAGACCCTTCCTACAGCTTG cCTCTCAGGATGCAGCCCATGACATTGACACCCTGCAGAGATATAAG gTGACTCATGTGCTAAATGTGGCCTTCGGAGTCGATAACCTGTTCCCAGATCAGCTGGTTTATAAGACACTCCAGATCCTGGACCTACCAGACACTGATATCACGTCATATTTTGGGGTCTGCAGCTCCTTTATTGATCAGGCAAGAGAACAG GACGGTGTGGTGCTGGTCCACTGTAACGCAGGTGTATCACGCTCCTCCTCCATTGTGATTGGTTACCTGATGTTGAAGGAGGGTCTGATGTTTGATGAAGCGTACAGCCAGGTGAAGCTGGCGAGGCCGTCAATTCGCCCTAACCCTGGCTTCTACCAGCAACTACAGAGCTACAAACCTTGA